A genomic stretch from Sinorhizobium terangae includes:
- a CDS encoding chemotaxis protein CheB, producing the protein MAHRDVIAIGGSMGAIGALKHLLRELPSDFAATVFVVIHVGARGKDLLADIFNQHVEIAVKTAVDGEHVECGCVYVAPADRHLLVLDNKIRLGRGPRENLSRPAVDPLFRSIGLSYGPRAVGVVLTGMLNDGAAGLADLKRCGGITVVQNPLDAVEPGMPMGALKASDVDYRAPLADLGSLLLKLTGEQAGPAVPIPSDIRLEVDIALGRPVDPAAIGTIADTVPLSCPACGGVLSEIRSRPPLRFRCQVGHAYTSETLVTEKEGAVDEAMRVALRIIEERVTLCEKMADDAWRSGLDAAARANKQRAEEIRGHAETLRGAILAKTDVPADKVDDAE; encoded by the coding sequence ATGGCCCACCGCGACGTGATCGCGATAGGGGGGTCGATGGGAGCAATCGGCGCACTGAAACATTTGCTTCGCGAGCTTCCTTCCGACTTCGCCGCCACTGTATTCGTCGTCATTCATGTGGGCGCGCGCGGGAAAGATCTGCTCGCTGATATTTTCAACCAACATGTGGAGATTGCCGTCAAGACGGCAGTCGATGGCGAGCATGTCGAGTGCGGTTGCGTATATGTTGCGCCGGCCGACCGTCATCTCCTCGTTCTCGACAACAAGATTCGGCTCGGCCGCGGGCCACGGGAGAACCTCTCTCGACCGGCAGTCGATCCGCTTTTTCGATCGATTGGCCTGAGCTATGGGCCAAGGGCGGTAGGGGTCGTGCTCACCGGCATGCTGAACGACGGGGCAGCGGGCCTCGCCGACCTCAAGCGATGCGGCGGCATAACCGTTGTTCAAAATCCGTTGGATGCGGTTGAACCAGGCATGCCCATGGGGGCGCTCAAAGCCAGCGACGTCGACTATCGGGCTCCGCTCGCGGACCTCGGCTCGCTGCTCCTCAAGCTCACCGGCGAACAGGCCGGTCCGGCTGTTCCCATACCGTCTGATATCAGGCTGGAGGTCGATATAGCGCTCGGCCGCCCGGTCGATCCAGCCGCGATCGGCACGATTGCAGACACCGTGCCCCTGTCATGTCCGGCCTGCGGCGGCGTTCTTTCCGAGATCAGGAGCCGGCCGCCTCTCAGATTCCGCTGCCAGGTTGGCCACGCCTACACATCCGAGACGCTGGTCACAGAGAAGGAGGGTGCCGTGGACGAGGCGATGAGGGTGGCGCTCAGGATCATCGAGGAAAGGGTGACGCTCTGCGAGAAGATGGCGGACGACGCCTGGCGCAGCGGCTTGGACGCGGCCGCCAGGGCAAACAAGCAGCGGGCGGAAGAAATCCGGGGACACGCCGAAACCTTGCGCGGCGCCATTCTCGCCAAAACCGACGTGCCCGCCGATAAAGTCGACGATGCAGAGTAG
- a CDS encoding response regulator: MERIADENQLLCGARILIAEDEMLIALDMEAAFRDAGADIVGPCATLASALDAVRKEALSLAVLDVRLGAATTEEVSDLLSERGIPFLFYTGQTLPAEMQRKCDGAVIVDKPATQQDLVDAAAKVLAA, from the coding sequence ATGGAGCGGATCGCTGACGAAAACCAACTTCTTTGCGGCGCAAGAATTCTGATCGCTGAGGACGAGATGCTGATTGCACTCGACATGGAGGCGGCATTTCGAGATGCCGGCGCTGATATCGTCGGCCCGTGTGCGACACTCGCGTCAGCGTTGGACGCAGTCAGGAAAGAAGCACTCTCGCTCGCCGTGCTCGATGTTCGCCTTGGCGCGGCCACGACCGAGGAGGTCAGCGATCTCCTCTCCGAACGGGGCATCCCGTTCCTCTTCTACACCGGACAAACCTTACCCGCGGAGATGCAACGGAAGTGTGACGGCGCGGTCATTGTCGACAAACCGGCCACCCAGCAGGATCTCGTAGACGCCGCCGCCAAAGTGCTGGCCGCTTAA
- a CDS encoding efflux RND transporter permease subunit, which translates to MPSFFIDRPIFAWVVAIFIMVAGIIAIPLLPVSQYPSVAPPQISINTSYPGASSQDTYQSVTRLIEDELNGVEGLLYFESTTSSSGSAEISATFAPGTDPSQASVDIQNRVQRVEPRLPDSVRQQGVQVDEAGSGFLLIISLTSTDGSLDATGLGDYLSRNVLSEIQRVPGVGRAQLFATERSMRIWLDPDKMLGLNLTAADVTAAIQAQNAQIASGSIGAQPNPITQQVAAPVVIKGQLSSPEEFGAIVLRANADGSAVRLRDVARVEFGGESYSFSTRLNGKPSAAIAVQLSPSGNAMSTSAAIKARMDELAEFFPEGLEYSIPYDTSPFVAVSIEKVLHTLVEAVGLVFLVMFLFLQNIRYTIIPTIVVPVALLGTCAVMLAMGFSINVLTMFGMVLAIGILVDDAIIVVENVERIMSEEGLTPKEAARKAMKQITGAVIGITLVLASVFIPMAFFPGAVGMIYRQFSLTMVVSILFSALLALSLTPALCASFLKQVPKGHHHAKRGFFGWFNRSFDRTSHGYSRVVGGLVRRAGRFMIIYVALLAGLGWAFLQLPSSFLPDEDQGFVIVMMQLPSEATGNRTTEVIEQAEKMFGQEPSVDTIVAINGFSFFGTGQNAGLAFVTLKDWSERDANNAAQSIAGRATMAMSQIKDAISFALSPPAIQGLGTTGGFSFRLQDRGGLGEAALAQARDQLLGLAAQSKVLAGVRFEGMPDAAQVSVNIDREKANTFGVTFADINSTISTNLGSSYVNDFPNAGRMQRVTVQADETKRMQTADLLNLNVRNSNGGMVPLSAFASVEWVKAPTQTVGYNGYPAVRISGQAAPGYSSGDAIAEMERLAAQLPAGFGYEWTGQSLQEIQSGSQAPLLIALSCLLVFLCLAALYESWSIPVSVIMVVPLGVIGAVLAVMMRDMPNDVYFKVGLIAIIGLSAKNAILIIEFAKELRDQGKSLIDATLEAAHLRFRPILMTSLAFTLGVLPLAIATGASSGSQRAIGTGVMGGMISATVLAIFFVPIFFVFIMKIFGRKSASTTGPQTAPADASAPEIADAAE; encoded by the coding sequence ATGCCCAGTTTCTTTATCGACAGGCCGATCTTTGCCTGGGTGGTGGCGATCTTCATCATGGTCGCCGGCATCATTGCGATCCCGCTCCTGCCGGTTTCGCAATACCCGAGCGTCGCGCCGCCGCAAATCTCGATCAACACGAGCTACCCCGGTGCCTCGTCGCAGGACACCTATCAGAGCGTCACGCGTCTGATCGAGGATGAGCTGAACGGCGTCGAAGGCCTGCTTTATTTCGAGTCGACCACGAGTTCTTCCGGCTCGGCCGAAATCAGCGCAACCTTCGCACCGGGCACCGATCCCAGCCAGGCCTCGGTGGACATCCAGAACCGCGTCCAACGCGTCGAGCCGCGCCTGCCCGATTCGGTCAGGCAGCAGGGCGTGCAGGTCGATGAGGCCGGCTCCGGCTTCCTGCTGATCATCTCGCTCACCTCGACCGACGGTTCGTTGGATGCGACGGGCCTCGGCGACTATCTGAGCCGCAACGTCTTGAGCGAGATCCAGCGCGTGCCCGGCGTCGGCCGCGCGCAGCTGTTTGCGACCGAGCGCTCGATGCGCATCTGGCTCGATCCGGACAAGATGCTCGGCCTCAATCTGACGGCGGCCGACGTGACGGCGGCGATCCAGGCGCAGAACGCCCAGATCGCTTCGGGCTCGATCGGCGCCCAGCCGAACCCGATCACCCAGCAGGTCGCCGCTCCCGTTGTGATCAAGGGCCAACTCTCCAGCCCGGAAGAGTTCGGCGCGATCGTTCTTCGCGCCAATGCCGACGGCTCCGCCGTGCGGCTGCGCGACGTCGCCCGGGTCGAGTTCGGTGGTGAGAGCTACTCTTTCTCGACGCGCCTCAACGGCAAGCCTTCGGCGGCCATCGCAGTGCAGCTCTCGCCGAGCGGCAACGCGATGTCGACTTCGGCTGCGATCAAGGCGCGCATGGACGAACTCGCAGAATTCTTCCCTGAGGGGCTGGAATACTCCATTCCCTACGACACCTCGCCCTTCGTCGCGGTATCGATCGAGAAGGTGCTGCATACCCTTGTCGAGGCCGTCGGTCTCGTCTTCCTGGTGATGTTCCTGTTCTTGCAGAACATCCGCTACACCATCATCCCGACAATCGTCGTGCCAGTCGCCCTTCTCGGCACCTGCGCGGTCATGCTGGCGATGGGCTTCTCGATCAACGTGCTCACGATGTTCGGCATGGTGCTGGCGATCGGCATCCTCGTCGACGACGCGATCATTGTCGTCGAGAACGTCGAGCGCATCATGTCTGAAGAGGGGCTGACACCGAAGGAAGCGGCCCGCAAGGCAATGAAGCAGATCACCGGCGCGGTGATCGGTATCACGCTGGTGCTGGCTTCCGTGTTCATCCCGATGGCCTTCTTCCCGGGCGCCGTCGGCATGATCTACCGCCAGTTCAGCCTGACCATGGTCGTCTCGATCCTGTTCTCGGCGCTGCTCGCGCTGTCGCTGACGCCGGCGCTCTGCGCGAGCTTCCTGAAGCAGGTTCCGAAGGGACATCATCACGCCAAGCGCGGCTTCTTCGGTTGGTTCAACCGCAGCTTCGACCGCACTTCGCATGGCTATAGCCGCGTCGTCGGGGGCCTCGTTCGTCGCGCAGGCCGCTTCATGATCATCTATGTCGCGCTGCTTGCGGGCCTCGGCTGGGCCTTCCTGCAGCTTCCCTCGTCCTTCCTCCCGGACGAGGACCAGGGCTTTGTCATCGTCATGATGCAATTGCCTTCGGAAGCGACCGGAAACCGCACGACCGAGGTGATCGAGCAGGCGGAGAAGATGTTCGGCCAGGAGCCGTCGGTCGACACGATCGTTGCGATCAACGGCTTCTCCTTCTTCGGCACCGGGCAGAATGCGGGCCTTGCCTTCGTGACGCTCAAGGACTGGAGTGAACGTGACGCGAACAATGCAGCGCAGTCGATCGCCGGCCGCGCGACGATGGCCATGAGCCAGATCAAGGACGCGATCAGCTTCGCGCTGTCGCCGCCGGCGATCCAGGGCCTCGGCACCACCGGCGGCTTCTCGTTCCGCCTGCAGGATCGCGGCGGTCTCGGCGAGGCGGCCCTTGCCCAAGCACGCGACCAACTGCTCGGTCTCGCCGCGCAGAGCAAGGTGCTGGCCGGCGTTCGCTTCGAGGGCATGCCCGATGCGGCACAGGTCAGCGTCAATATCGACCGCGAGAAGGCCAACACCTTCGGCGTGACCTTTGCCGACATCAACTCGACCATCTCGACCAATCTCGGTTCGTCCTATGTCAACGACTTCCCGAATGCTGGCCGTATGCAGCGCGTGACGGTGCAGGCGGACGAGACGAAGCGCATGCAGACCGCGGACCTCCTGAACCTCAATGTTCGCAACTCGAACGGCGGCATGGTTCCGCTCTCCGCTTTCGCAAGCGTCGAGTGGGTCAAGGCGCCGACGCAGACGGTCGGCTACAACGGCTACCCGGCGGTGCGCATCAGCGGCCAAGCCGCTCCCGGTTATTCTTCCGGCGACGCGATTGCCGAAATGGAACGGTTGGCGGCCCAGCTTCCGGCGGGCTTCGGTTACGAGTGGACCGGTCAGTCGCTGCAGGAAATCCAGTCTGGCTCGCAGGCGCCGCTCTTGATTGCGCTCTCCTGCCTGCTCGTCTTCCTGTGCCTGGCCGCCCTCTATGAGAGCTGGTCCATTCCTGTCTCGGTCATCATGGTCGTGCCGCTCGGCGTCATCGGCGCAGTGCTCGCCGTCATGATGCGCGACATGCCGAACGATGTGTACTTCAAGGTCGGCCTGATCGCGATCATCGGGCTGTCGGCGAAGAACGCCATCCTGATCATCGAGTTTGCCAAGGAACTGCGTGACCAGGGCAAGTCGTTGATCGACGCAACGCTCGAAGCCGCGCATCTGCGCTTCCGGCCGATCCTCATGACCTCGCTCGCCTTCACCCTCGGCGTTCTGCCGCTGGCGATCGCGACGGGTGCAAGCTCCGGCAGCCAACGCGCCATCGGCACCGGCGTCATGGGCGGCATGATCTCGGCAACGGTGCTGGCGATCTTCTTCGTCCCGATCTTCTTCGTGTTCATCATGAAGATCTTCGGGCGAAAGAGCGCGTCAACGACCGGGCCGCAAACGGCCCCGGCTGACGCTAGCGCACCCGAAATCGCCGACGCTGCCGAGTGA
- a CDS encoding chemotaxis protein CheB, with product MGHESDPPIVGIGASAGGVQALQTFFDHMPTDTDAAFVVIVHLDPDARSELANILASRTKMPVTQVENEARLERNHVYVIPPNRRLKIGDGTISALPFEEARAHRAPIDLFFRSLAEEHGPGFAVILTGAGADGAIGVKAIKEAGGIVLVQDPNEAEYASMPRNAIATEAADFVLPVQELPERLAELLANRTPLPTAEGRPSDEDVLARILAHVRVRTGHDFSQYKRATILRRIGRRAQVTRKESIAEYYAYLRGNVEEAQALFSDFLISVTTFFRDPAAFKSLADNIVPQLFDGKETGDSIRVWVPGSATGEETYTIGILLLEEAARRDLTPEIQVFGSDLDGAALAIAREGWFPATIEGDLSEERLRRFFQREGDHYRVRRELRDIVLFASHSLLRDPPFSHLDMISCRNLLIYLDRQLQQQVCSTFHYALNPGGFLFLGSSESADYPAGLFRTVDREARIYRSVAGTGERRPTLPALLGPYQTAERAPVVARPPSPSASLSDAVLHRQMLEKIAPPSMLVDESHRAVHLSENAGRFLQPSGGPVSTDAIDLVRDEFRFDLRAALHRAFERNEATLSMPILAQVNGQAHRVYLQVKPVIQGSDPTRHALVLFIEGEAIDKSDGAVSETIDGHPATSQTIRQLQEELQLAQNRLRVVREESEAANEELRAANEELQSMNEEYRSTGEELETSKEELQSINEELQTVNNELKLKLESVSRAHSDLQNLMAATDVATLFLNPSLRIKRFTPRLMEIFNVTASDEGRPITDFTHQLEYDALADDARAVLEHLAPTEHEVKGRNGRWYLVRMRPYRTIDDKIDGVVATFVDITERRQAEEDARESKQRLEQEARLVELSRAPIFVWDFDDGIKQWNRGSEELYGYSREEAIGKPKEKLLKTEVPGSSFENLRQTLLESGHWSGELHHTTKDGQVLTVESHIELLSMGERRLVLESTRDVTDHRRWERRRQLLVNELSHRIKNTLAVVQSLARQTMRTSDSQEDFVERFEGRLTALSSAHKLLVESEWSGAELGALARSQLEAYASGDRHRLQLEGEPVTLPADTATPFGLVLHELATNSAKYGAFATANGRVQLSWKRGNNDRQLIVTWRERGGPPVEPPGEQGFGGVLIEKSLPGATVHRDFHPDGVVCTIDIELPETSQNGADR from the coding sequence ATGGGGCATGAATCGGATCCGCCGATTGTGGGCATCGGAGCTTCGGCTGGAGGTGTCCAGGCACTTCAGACCTTCTTCGATCACATGCCGACCGATACGGATGCGGCCTTCGTAGTCATCGTCCACCTCGATCCTGACGCCAGGAGCGAGCTTGCCAATATCCTGGCGTCACGCACCAAGATGCCCGTGACACAGGTGGAGAACGAGGCCCGGCTCGAACGCAACCACGTGTATGTCATCCCGCCGAACCGGAGGCTGAAGATCGGTGACGGCACGATCTCGGCACTCCCGTTTGAGGAGGCCCGGGCGCACCGCGCACCGATCGATCTGTTCTTTCGATCGCTTGCCGAGGAGCATGGCCCCGGTTTCGCGGTCATTCTCACCGGCGCGGGGGCGGATGGTGCGATCGGCGTCAAGGCCATAAAGGAGGCGGGCGGCATCGTGCTCGTCCAGGACCCGAACGAGGCGGAATATGCCTCGATGCCCCGCAATGCGATTGCCACGGAGGCGGCGGACTTCGTGCTGCCGGTCCAGGAGCTTCCGGAACGGCTGGCCGAGCTTCTGGCCAACCGGACACCGCTCCCCACTGCTGAGGGGCGGCCGAGCGACGAAGACGTGCTCGCGCGGATCCTCGCACATGTGCGCGTCAGAACCGGGCACGATTTTTCGCAGTACAAGCGGGCGACCATTCTGCGCCGGATCGGTCGGCGGGCGCAGGTGACCAGGAAGGAGTCGATCGCGGAATATTATGCCTATCTGCGCGGGAACGTGGAGGAGGCGCAGGCTCTCTTCAGCGACTTCCTGATTTCCGTCACCACGTTCTTTCGCGATCCGGCCGCCTTCAAGTCGCTCGCCGACAATATCGTTCCGCAACTGTTCGACGGAAAGGAAACCGGTGACAGCATCAGGGTCTGGGTTCCCGGCTCCGCCACCGGGGAAGAGACCTACACGATCGGCATCCTTCTCCTCGAGGAAGCCGCGCGTCGCGATCTCACGCCGGAAATACAGGTGTTCGGCTCCGACCTCGACGGCGCCGCGCTCGCGATTGCGCGCGAGGGATGGTTTCCGGCGACAATCGAAGGGGATCTGTCGGAGGAGAGATTGCGCCGGTTCTTCCAGCGCGAGGGCGATCATTATCGCGTGCGCCGGGAACTGCGCGATATCGTTCTCTTCGCCAGCCATAGCCTTCTTCGAGATCCGCCCTTCTCCCACCTGGACATGATTTCGTGCCGCAACCTGCTGATCTATCTCGACCGGCAGCTGCAGCAACAGGTGTGCAGCACATTTCATTACGCGCTCAATCCGGGCGGGTTCCTTTTCCTCGGATCGTCGGAAAGCGCGGACTATCCGGCCGGGCTCTTTCGCACGGTCGACCGCGAGGCGCGCATTTACCGGTCGGTGGCGGGCACCGGAGAGCGGCGCCCGACGCTGCCGGCGCTGCTCGGCCCGTACCAGACGGCGGAAAGAGCTCCAGTCGTCGCCCGCCCGCCGTCGCCCTCCGCCAGCTTAAGCGATGCTGTCCTGCACCGCCAGATGCTCGAGAAGATCGCCCCACCGAGCATGCTGGTGGACGAGAGCCATCGCGCGGTCCATCTTTCCGAAAACGCCGGCCGCTTCCTGCAGCCGTCGGGCGGGCCAGTCAGCACGGATGCTATCGATCTGGTGCGCGACGAGTTTCGCTTCGACCTCAGGGCGGCGCTGCATCGCGCCTTCGAGCGAAACGAAGCTACCTTGAGCATGCCGATCCTGGCCCAGGTTAACGGACAGGCGCATCGCGTCTACCTTCAGGTGAAGCCGGTTATTCAGGGAAGCGACCCGACGCGGCATGCCCTGGTGCTTTTCATAGAAGGCGAGGCGATCGACAAGAGCGACGGCGCCGTTTCCGAGACAATTGACGGGCACCCGGCTACCAGCCAGACGATCCGGCAGTTGCAGGAGGAACTCCAGCTTGCGCAGAACCGGCTGCGGGTGGTGCGGGAGGAATCCGAAGCGGCCAACGAAGAGCTGCGCGCCGCAAACGAAGAACTCCAGTCGATGAACGAGGAATACCGTTCGACCGGGGAGGAACTCGAGACGAGCAAGGAGGAACTCCAGTCGATCAACGAAGAACTGCAGACGGTCAACAACGAGCTGAAACTGAAACTGGAAAGCGTCTCGCGCGCCCATAGCGACTTGCAGAATCTCATGGCGGCGACCGACGTCGCGACGCTCTTTCTCAATCCATCGCTGCGCATCAAGCGTTTCACCCCACGTCTGATGGAGATCTTCAACGTCACCGCCAGTGATGAAGGGCGACCAATCACCGACTTCACCCATCAGCTCGAATATGACGCCCTGGCCGATGACGCGCGCGCGGTGTTGGAGCACCTCGCGCCCACAGAACACGAGGTCAAGGGCCGCAACGGTCGCTGGTATCTGGTGCGGATGCGCCCCTACCGGACGATAGACGACAAGATCGACGGCGTCGTGGCGACCTTCGTCGACATCACCGAGCGGCGTCAGGCCGAAGAGGATGCGCGGGAGAGCAAACAGCGCCTCGAACAAGAAGCGCGACTTGTGGAGCTGTCGCGGGCACCGATATTCGTCTGGGACTTCGACGACGGCATCAAGCAGTGGAACCGAGGCAGCGAGGAGCTCTACGGCTACTCGCGGGAAGAGGCCATCGGAAAGCCAAAGGAAAAGCTGCTCAAGACCGAGGTGCCCGGCTCCTCCTTCGAGAATCTGCGACAGACCCTTTTGGAGAGCGGCCACTGGAGCGGCGAACTGCACCACACGACAAAGGACGGGCAGGTCTTGACGGTGGAGAGCCACATCGAGCTCCTGTCAATGGGAGAGCGGCGCCTCGTTCTCGAAAGCACCCGGGACGTGACCGACCACAGGCGATGGGAACGGCGCCGGCAGCTCCTTGTGAACGAGCTGAGCCATCGCATCAAGAACACGCTGGCCGTCGTCCAATCGCTGGCGCGCCAGACGATGCGCACCTCGGATTCGCAGGAGGACTTCGTCGAGCGTTTCGAAGGGCGCCTCACAGCACTCTCAAGCGCGCACAAGCTGCTCGTCGAATCGGAATGGAGCGGCGCGGAGCTTGGCGCACTGGCGCGCAGCCAGCTTGAGGCCTATGCGAGCGGTGATCGGCACAGACTGCAGCTTGAGGGCGAGCCTGTGACCCTTCCGGCGGATACTGCGACGCCCTTCGGCCTCGTTCTCCACGAGCTTGCCACCAATTCAGCGAAATACGGAGCTTTCGCCACGGCAAACGGACGGGTCCAACTCAGTTGGAAGCGCGGGAACAATGACCGCCAACTGATTGTTACCTGGAGGGAACGCGGTGGCCCGCCGGTCGAGCCGCCAGGAGAGCAAGGTTTCGGCGGCGTGTTGATCGAAAAGAGTTTGCCCGGAGCTACGGTTCATCGTGATTTCCACCCGGACGGGGTGGTCTGCACGATCGACATCGAGCTTCCGGAGACCTCACAAAATGGAGCGGATCGCTGA
- a CDS encoding efflux RND transporter periplasmic adaptor subunit translates to MDIAMRMNRPTLAATLATVIFLAGCQKNEEQQAAQAFPPSAVAVYTTAAEALPITNELPGRITATRIAEVRPRVSGIVVERVFEQGTIVKEGDVLYRIDPAPFQVKVDSAEATLKRAQAVLDQAKRTADRQSRLKDAQFTAIQQFDDAIAAVAQAEADVGIAEAGLADAKLNLQYANVTAPIGGRIGRALITEGALVSASDTQNLATIQQLDPIYADFTQSATDLIRLRKALKDGQMMSSDNEAEVQLILDDGTPYALKGKLLFSEAAVDATTGQVTLRGEFPNPNNDLLPGMYVRVQIQQGLEKDAITVPQQAVQRNNAGQSQVYVVNADNKVEFRNVTLGRTVGDRWQVTSGLKAGEKVIVEGFQKVGPGAPVQPSAWDPNAKPAAEQASASAADGEKPATEVK, encoded by the coding sequence ATGGACATTGCGATGCGCATGAACCGACCGACACTGGCCGCGACCCTGGCAACCGTGATTTTTCTCGCCGGCTGCCAGAAGAACGAAGAACAACAGGCAGCCCAGGCATTCCCACCCTCGGCCGTGGCCGTTTACACGACCGCCGCGGAAGCTTTGCCGATCACCAATGAACTGCCGGGCCGCATCACCGCGACGCGCATCGCCGAGGTTCGGCCGCGAGTTTCCGGCATCGTGGTCGAGCGCGTGTTCGAACAAGGCACCATCGTCAAGGAAGGCGATGTGCTCTATCGGATCGACCCGGCCCCCTTCCAGGTGAAGGTCGACAGCGCCGAGGCCACGCTGAAGCGGGCGCAGGCGGTGCTCGACCAGGCCAAGCGGACCGCCGATCGGCAGTCGCGGCTGAAGGACGCGCAGTTCACGGCAATTCAACAGTTCGACGACGCGATTGCGGCGGTCGCCCAGGCGGAGGCCGATGTCGGCATCGCCGAGGCGGGCCTCGCCGACGCAAAGCTCAACCTGCAATACGCGAATGTCACGGCGCCGATCGGCGGCCGCATCGGCCGGGCGCTCATCACCGAGGGCGCTTTGGTCAGTGCGAGCGACACGCAGAACCTCGCGACGATCCAGCAGCTCGACCCGATCTATGCCGACTTCACCCAATCGGCGACCGACCTCATCCGCCTGCGCAAGGCGCTCAAGGACGGCCAGATGATGAGCTCCGACAACGAAGCCGAAGTGCAGCTCATCCTCGACGACGGAACGCCCTATGCGCTGAAAGGCAAGCTGCTCTTCTCCGAAGCGGCCGTGGACGCGACCACCGGTCAGGTGACGTTGCGCGGCGAGTTCCCCAATCCCAACAACGATCTGCTGCCGGGCATGTATGTGCGCGTGCAGATCCAGCAGGGCCTGGAGAAAGATGCGATCACCGTTCCGCAGCAGGCTGTCCAGCGCAACAATGCCGGCCAGTCCCAGGTCTACGTCGTGAATGCCGACAACAAGGTCGAATTCCGCAACGTCACGCTTGGACGCACCGTCGGCGACCGCTGGCAGGTGACCTCCGGTCTCAAGGCCGGCGAAAAGGTGATCGTCGAGGGCTTCCAGAAGGTCGGCCCCGGCGCGCCCGTACAGCCGTCCGCCTGGGACCCGAATGCAAAGCCCGCGGCCGAACAGGCCAGCGCTTCGGCAGCCGACGGCGAAAAGCCCGCCACTGAAGTGAAGTGA
- a CDS encoding TetR family transcriptional regulator: MRRTKAEAEATRSRILNAAERMFYAKGVSNTTLEEVAKAAGVTRGAIYWHFANKTDLFLALYDAVPLPQEDMIAREIEAEASDTLAIVESATADWLDMLAKDEQRQRILAIMLRCDYDSEMSAVLDRQKEIDERHDAVLERAFARALERGQLQVTWTPASAARTLRWTMMGLCTEWLLFGRRFDLAAEGRDALKHLFASFRPAHPTETAA; the protein is encoded by the coding sequence ATGCGCAGAACCAAGGCCGAGGCCGAGGCCACACGAAGCCGGATATTGAACGCCGCCGAGCGGATGTTTTACGCCAAGGGTGTTTCCAATACGACGCTCGAGGAGGTGGCCAAGGCGGCCGGGGTCACGCGCGGCGCCATCTACTGGCACTTCGCCAACAAGACCGATCTTTTCCTGGCGCTCTACGATGCCGTTCCGCTGCCCCAGGAAGACATGATCGCGCGCGAGATCGAGGCCGAGGCCTCCGACACGCTCGCGATCGTCGAAAGCGCCACGGCCGACTGGCTGGACATGCTGGCCAAGGACGAGCAGCGGCAGCGCATTCTTGCGATCATGCTCCGGTGCGACTACGACAGCGAAATGTCCGCCGTGCTCGACCGGCAGAAGGAAATCGACGAGCGACACGACGCAGTGCTCGAACGTGCCTTCGCGCGTGCGCTTGAACGAGGGCAACTGCAAGTCACCTGGACGCCGGCATCCGCCGCACGCACCTTGCGCTGGACGATGATGGGTCTGTGCACCGAATGGCTGCTGTTTGGACGCCGGTTCGATCTGGCGGCCGAGGGACGCGACGCACTCAAACACCTCTTCGCCAGCTTCCGGCCGGCGCACCCCACAGAAACTGCCGCCTGA
- a CDS encoding ABC transporter ATP-binding protein, with protein MGSLELKSIRKAFGGHEVLKGIDLEVKDGEFVIFVGPSGCGKSTLLRTIAGLEDATSGSVQIDGAEVGHVAPAKRGIAMVFQSYALYPHLTVKDNMGLGLKQAGAPKKEIDEKVAKAADMLSLEPYLARRPAELSGGQRQRVAIGRAIVREPKLFLFDEPLSNLDAALRVNTRLEIARLHRSLKATMIYVTHDQVEAMTLADKIVVLNAGRVEQVGSPMELYNRPANVFVAGFIGSPQMNFIEGERLGDAQAKTIGIRPEHIGLSRESGQWKGKVIHVEHLGADTIVYLDSEEVGTITVRLFGEHRYAEDDIVYATPVIGGIHRFDADGRVINSGQ; from the coding sequence GTGGGATCACTTGAGCTCAAATCCATCCGCAAGGCCTTCGGCGGCCATGAAGTGCTGAAAGGTATCGACCTCGAGGTGAAGGACGGCGAGTTCGTCATTTTCGTCGGCCCGTCGGGCTGCGGAAAATCGACGCTGTTGCGCACGATTGCCGGTCTCGAAGACGCCACCTCGGGCAGCGTACAGATCGACGGCGCGGAAGTCGGCCACGTCGCCCCGGCCAAGCGCGGTATCGCCATGGTGTTCCAGTCCTATGCGCTTTATCCGCACCTGACGGTCAAGGACAATATGGGGCTTGGCCTCAAACAGGCGGGCGCGCCAAAGAAAGAGATCGACGAGAAGGTCGCCAAGGCGGCCGACATGCTGTCGCTCGAGCCTTATCTCGCGCGCCGTCCGGCCGAACTTTCCGGCGGGCAGCGGCAGCGCGTGGCGATCGGCCGCGCGATTGTTCGCGAGCCAAAACTGTTCCTCTTCGACGAGCCGCTGTCGAACCTCGATGCGGCGCTGCGCGTCAACACGCGTCTGGAGATCGCCCGGCTGCACCGCAGCCTCAAGGCAACGATGATCTACGTCACCCATGACCAGGTCGAGGCGATGACGCTCGCCGACAAGATCGTCGTGCTCAATGCCGGCCGTGTCGAGCAGGTCGGTTCGCCGATGGAGCTCTACAATCGGCCGGCCAACGTCTTCGTCGCCGGCTTCATCGGTTCGCCGCAGATGAATTTCATCGAGGGCGAGCGGCTCGGCGATGCGCAAGCCAAGACCATCGGAATCCGGCCTGAGCATATCGGCCTTTCCCGCGAGAGCGGCCAGTGGAAGGGCAAGGTCATCCACGTCGAACATCTCGGCGCCGACACGATCGTCTATCTCGATTCGGAAGAGGTCGGCACGATCACCGTGCGGCTGTTCGGCGAACATCGCTATGCCGAGGACGATATCGTCTACGCGACGCCGGTCATCGGCGGCATACACCGTTTCGACGCGGACGGCCGGGTGATCAATTCCGGGCAGTGA